The following proteins are co-located in the Pyricularia oryzae 70-15 chromosome 1, whole genome shotgun sequence genome:
- a CDS encoding alcohol dehydrogenase, with amino-acid sequence MSSKLHSDLAHHPKSPKTMRAVIFVGLGEVETRDVPFPEIEEPEDVILRITTSAVCGSDLHNYRGYFGPPKFPYPIGHEAVGVVYKVGPAVDSFKVGDRVITAIPDDRPITTKNAFTSPGLDLLLGGEFGTQAEYMRIPFADSSLIPIPNRISDKEWIMVSDAFATAWQGLDWAGFQPGDSVAVFGAGPVGLMAAYSASLRGASRIYIVDHNQQRLDKALEIGSAVIPINFLTEKASDQILKTSPGGVNRAIDCVGQEGVNQKLKIEWDYVLRECIRVTTTGGGIGLVGAYVKFAKSEGVPNADEVPAELSVPVAELFAKQLSVKAGTMDPTRTARQMVSLVENGRAKPSFVIDEGPFDLDQAPQLYRRFNEGKIIKVLFRGAPRPEEWEQCGEKGAPEGHVNGHNV; translated from the exons ATGTCCAGCAAACTCCATTCAGACCTTGCTCACCACCCAAAGTCCCCAAAGACTATGAGGGCAGTGATATTTGTGGGCCTCGGCGAGGTCGAGACGCGCGACGTGCCCTTCCCGGAGATCGAGGAGCCAGAGGACGTCATCCTCCGCATCACGACCTCGGCGGTCTGCGGCAGTGATCTTCACAACTACCGTGGCTATTTTGGCCCGCCAAAGTTTCCCTATCCCATCGGTCACGAAGCAGTCGGGGTCGTTTATAAAGTCGGCCCTGCGGTCGACAGCTTCAAGGTTGGTGATCGTGTCATCACCGCCATACCAGACGATCGCCCCATCACGACAAAGAATGCATTTACTTCGCCAGGGCTTGACCTACTTTTAGGAGGAGAATTTGGCACACAAG CCGAATACATGCGCATACCGTTTGCGGACAGCTCCTTAATTCCCATTCCCAATCGAATTTCCGACAAGGAGTGGATCATGGTCAGCGACGCCTTTGCCACGGCATGGCAAGGGCTGGACTGGGCTGGGTTCCAACCCGGAGATTCCGTGGCTGTTTTTGGAGCCGGCCCGGTTGGTCTCATGGCCGCATACAGCGCTTCCCTCCGCGGCGCGTCCAGGATCTACATTGTCGACCACAACCAGCAGCGGCTGGACAAGGCGCTCGAAATTGGATCCGCCGTGATTCCGATCAACTTCCTGACCGAAAAGGCCAGCGACCAAATACTCAAGACAAGCCCCGGCGGCGTCAACCGCGCCATCGACTGCGTAGGCCAGGAGGgggttaaccaaaagctgaAGATCGAATGGGACTACGTCCTACGCGAATGCATCCGCGTGACCACGACGGGCGGTGGCATCGGGCTGGTGGGCGCCTACGTCAAGTTCGCCAAGTCGGAGGGCGTGCCAAACGCCGATGAGGTTCCGGCGGAGCTCAGCGTCCCGGTGGCGGAGCTTTTTGCAAAACAGCTCTCCGTCAAGGCGGGCACCATGGACCCGACGCGAACTGCCCGGCAGATGGTGAGTTTGGTGGAGAACGGGCGCGCCAAGCCCTCGTTCGTCATCGACGAGGGTCCGTTCGATCTGGACCAGGCGCCTCAGCTGTATCGCCGCTTCAACGAAGGCAAGAtcatcaaggttttgttcAGGGGCGCGCCTAGACCAGAGGAGTGGGAGCAGTGTGGCGAGAAAGGTGCGCCGGAGGGACACGTCAACGGTCATAATGTTTAG
- a CDS encoding vanadium chloroperoxidase: MSGIPILPPTGEPAEYNNNYILYWNNLALDLNRLSHSLAANPQVGPAASSRVLGVLHLAIHDAFFAIHPPADEAFTPYLPELPPHDGLTEARTAVAAAAITVLEALYTTPSPSIARKTTFALRQMISQSIDRFSNLDARLPEYQFGASIARAIIALLIPPSDPGVGQGAYRPKDGPYKFRPEPNHPVRLIPIDPNNPNGPKQAVAESYAPFYGNARRFAVQTDNHLLADPPAGAEREDPVEDIDSLLYAIRSGALPDDNRNRRSPAQSVTGYFWAYDGTNLIGTPPRLYNQMLRKLAFDRRPDQSDISSDANTADFARLFALCNAAMSDAGVFAWREKYTFEFWRPLSGIREHPSGLGDPFFQTVGSPETNNNGINFKPPFPAYPSGHATFGGATFQMARLYYKQRDNLDFPDDGADDISIEFVSDELNGINRDLREDYDASRPITEQVGTVRTRVPVRFESLWSCIHDNALSRVFLGVHWRFDAFAAQDVLVPNPNQEPSEGPYQLNPDGSDKYKPAAEVKYEARATRFDREGLFPIGGVPLGLGIADEIFAANLKPTPEEAQPGGAGVSQTQWLKDQVKQKTLDGANGSNGTK, encoded by the coding sequence ATGTCTGGGATCCCCATTCTTCCTCCCACCGGTGAGCCTGCCGAGTACAACAACAACTACATTCTTTACTGGAACAACCTCGCCCTGGACTTGAACCGACTGTCTCACTCCCTGGCAGCAAACCCCCAAGTTGGCCCCGCTGCCTCGTCCCGGGTGCTTGGTGTCTTGCACCTTGCCATCCATGACGCCTTTTTCGCCATCCACCCTCCGGCTGACGAGGCCTTCACTCCATACCTCCCTGAGCTGCCACCCCACGATGGCTTGACTGAAGCACGCACCGCCGTAGCAGCTGCCGCCATCACCGTCCTTGAGGCTCTGTACACGACACCCTCGCCAAGCATCGCCAGGAAAACGACCTTTGCCCTGAGGCAGATGATCAGCCAGTCCATTGATCGCTTCTCCAACCTGGATGCCAGACTTCCCGAGTACCAATTCGGCGCCAGCATTGCCAGGGCCATCATCGCGCTTCTCATTCCTCCCAGCGACCCCGGCGTCGGCCAGGGTGCTTACCGCCCCAAGGACGGTCCCTACAAGTTCCGCCCCGAGCCCAACCACCCAGTCAGGCTGATCCCCATTGACCCCAACAACCCCAATGGTCCCAAGCAGGCCGTGGCCGAGTCATATGCCCCCTTTTATGGCAACGCCAGACGGTTCGCCGTCCAGACTGACAACCACCTCCTCGCCGACCCCCCGGCTGGTGCCGAACGAGAGGACCCCGTCGAGGACATCGACTCGCTGCTCTACGCGATCCGCTCGGGCGCCCTCCCGGACGACAACCGCAACCGCCGCAGCCCGGCGCAGTCGGTCACGGGATACTTTTGGGCCTACGACGGCACCAACCTGATCGGCACCCCGCCGCGTCTGTACAACCAGATGCTGCGCAAGCTCGCCTTTGATCGCCGCCCGGACCAGTCCGACATCAGCAGCGACGCCAACACGGCCGACTTTGCCCGGCTGTTCGCCCTCTGCAATGCCGCCATGAGCGACGCCGGCGTCTTTGCCTGGCGCGAAAAGTACACCTTTGAGTTCTGGCGGCCCCTGAGCGGCATCCGCGAGCACCCCTCCGGTCTGGGCGACCCCTTCTTCCAGACCGTCGGCAGCCCCGAGACCAACAACAACGGCATCAACTTCAAGCCCCCCTTCCCCGCCTACCCGTCCGGCCACGCCACCTTTGGCGGCGCCACCTTCCAGATGGCCCGTCTGTACTACAAGCAGCGCGACAACCTCGACTTCCccgacgacggcgccgacgacatcTCCATCGAGTTCGTGTCGGACGAGCTCAACGGCATCAACCGGGACCTGCGGGAGGACTACGACGCGTCGCGCCCCATCACGGAGCAGGTCGGGACGGTGCGCACGCGCGTGCCCGTCAGGTTCGAGTCGCTGTGGTCGTGCATCCACGACAATGCGCTCTCGCGCGTCTTTTTGGGCGTGCACTGGCGCTTCGACGCCTTTGCCGCCCAGGACGTCCTGGTGCCCAACCCGAACCAGGAGCCCAGCGAGGGGCCGTACCAGCTCAACCCGGACGGGTCGGACAAGTACAAgcccgcggccgaggtgaAGTACGAGGCGCGCGCCACCAGGTTCGACAGGGAGGGCTTGTTCCCCATCGGCGGTGTGCCGCTCGGCCTGGGCATCGCGGACGAGATCTTTGCCGCGAACCTCAAGCCTACGCCCGAGGAGGCCCAGCCTGGCGGTGCGGGTGTGAGCCAGACTCAGTGGCTGAAGGACCAAGTTAAGCAAAAGACGCTGGATGGAGCCAACGGATCCAATGGGACCAAGTAA
- a CDS encoding glycosyltransferase: protein MTVNHNVPAQVDGMKHPYLVFAARPEHGHTYPILQIARDMIRRGFEATILTGEQYGEDIIKMGARPVTLPHYDPTPEALGELAKVTSKLQTLAWGLRHIVAPQMPIWYGTLKETLETLRLERPGQQFIIMSDLAFTGQQPLVRGAPLPKGFSVRPPVIHINVVPLAMPSIDTGPFGLGLPPDSSESGRARNKLLNAIYYGPDGPYGPFGAEHIRLLKSLGATDIPSTVEAWGYTTSFPDITLQVCSPSLEFPRSDLPDNVHFVGCLPRKPIGPDYEYPQWLKDIVSPTDGSTRKKRIIGVAQGTIAVDYTDLIIPTIQGLANDDDVVVIALLGKKGATLPERVTVPANARVVDYMPYEVVLNHADVWVANAGYGGFTQGVMHGVPMVLAGDTQDKPDIAMVGEWSGVACNLRTGTPTPEQVAKGVREILSNDSYKARVVEVQKENEAMNCLDAVEKHIWDIFAKMGDI, encoded by the coding sequence ATGACGGTAAACCACAATGTCCCGGCGCAGGTCGACGGCATGAAGCATCCATATCTCGTCTTCGCCGCGAGGCCCGAGCATGGACATACTTACCCCATCCTCCAAATCGCCAGGGACATGATCCGGAGGGGCTTCGAGGCAACCATTCTCACCGGCGAGCAGTACGGGGAAGACATCATCAAGATGGGCGCGAGGCCTGTAACGCTACCGCATTACGATCCAACCCCAGAGGCTTTGGGGGAGCTTGCAAAGGTGACCAGCAAATTACAAACGCTGGCGTGGGGCTTGAGACACATCGTCGCCCCCCAGATGCCCATATGGTACGGCACCCTTAAAGAGACTCTGGAAACGTTGCGTTTGGAAAGGCCAGGCCAGCAATTTATTATCATGAGCGACCTTGCCTTTACGGGCCAGCAGCCATTGGTCAGGGGCGCACCACTTCCCAAGGGCTTCAGCGTGCGACCGCCCGTAATCCACATCAACGTCGTCCCGCTTGCCATGCCCAGCATCGACACGGGCCCATTTGGTCTTGGCCTACCCCCGGATTCGTCCGAGTCCGGCCGTGCTCGGAACAAGCTGCTAAACGCGATTTACTATGGGCCCGACGGCCCATATGGCCCTTTCGGTGCCGAGCACATTCGACTATTAAAGAGCCTTGGTGCAACTGACATTCCGTCGACAGTCGAGGCCTGGGGGTACACCACATCGTTTCCCGACATTACGCTGCAGGTTTGCTCGCCAAGTCTTGAATTCCCTCGGTCTGACCTCCCGGACAACGTCCACTTCGTCGGCTGTTTGCCGCGCAAGCCAATAGGTCCAGACTACGAATATCCACAGTGGCTCAAGGACATAGTCTCCCCAACAGATGGCAGCACGCGGAAAAAAAGGATCATAGGTGTGGCGCAGGGCACTATAGCCGTGGATTATACAGACCTCATCATTCCCACGATCCAAGGTCTCgccaacgacgacgacgttgTCGTCATTGCTCTCCTGGGCAAAAAGGGCGCCACGCTCCCCGAGAGGGTGACAGTGCCTGCAAATGCCAGAGTGGTCGATTATATGCCCTATGAGGTGGTGCTCAACCACGCAGACGTATGGGTGGCCAATGCTGGATACGGCGGTTTCACGCAGGGAGTGATGCACGGGGTTCCCATGGTGCTTGCCGGAGACACCCAGGACAAGCCTGACATAGCTATGGTAGGGGAATGGTCCGGGGTGGCATGCAACCTTAGGACTGGGACACCGACCCCCGAGCAGGTGGCAAAGGGTGTCAGGGAGATATTATCCAACGACAGCTACAAGGCGCGCGTAGTGGAGGTACAGAAGGAGAATGAGGCCATGAACTGTCTTGACGCCGTGGAGAAGCACATTTGGGACATTTTTGCCAAAATGGGTGACATTTAG